From one Butyricimonas faecihominis genomic stretch:
- a CDS encoding RagB/SusD family nutrient uptake outer membrane protein, whose product MKRILLYITLFATLSLASCNDWLDVKPETQTDEKDMFKSVSGFKNALTACYIKLNSKNLYGLSLTITDIEFMAQHWSYQESNYRGAEDLKAFKYENDYPKTLISAIYGEMYNTIAQANIILQNMPDHKEVITNEDMRAIVEAEALTIRAFCHMEILRLFGQMPQNSDKQVSLAYAKTVSTVMIPHYSYNDFTNLILADLDAAEALFKDHDPLFTYSFQELDNFFDTKNYNVELADEFMGFRRFRFNYYAVKAIRARLYMYMGKKTEAYTAAKEIIDAVDKNGKKVLELAGAGDISSSNFALPSECILALSNYEIESNTEKLFKSDKTERIYLTEKQFNNDLFAGQSTAVNNRVQVWDRTPDNQGAIKPLLKKYNQPSSTTNTDMEVLATQKQVVPLIRLSEMYLIAIESAPTLNEANALYIPYMKARNVDASPLQQEQLMTEIIREYRREFFGEGQMFYTYKRLGIKNMLWKTDREVGEQDYIVPLPSTELNAN is encoded by the coding sequence ATGAAAAGAATTTTACTATATATCACGTTATTCGCAACTTTATCGCTAGCCTCTTGTAATGATTGGCTGGATGTAAAGCCGGAGACTCAAACCGATGAAAAAGATATGTTCAAGTCGGTTTCCGGGTTTAAAAATGCCTTGACTGCCTGCTATATTAAATTGAATTCCAAAAATTTATATGGGCTAAGTTTGACGATTACGGATATTGAATTTATGGCCCAACATTGGAGTTATCAGGAGAGTAATTATCGGGGGGCAGAGGATCTCAAGGCTTTCAAATATGAAAACGATTATCCGAAGACATTAATATCCGCAATTTACGGGGAGATGTATAATACAATTGCCCAAGCCAATATTATACTACAGAATATGCCCGATCACAAGGAGGTGATCACGAACGAGGATATGCGGGCAATTGTAGAGGCAGAGGCATTAACGATTCGGGCATTTTGTCACATGGAAATATTACGTTTGTTTGGGCAAATGCCGCAAAATTCTGATAAACAGGTATCTTTGGCGTATGCTAAAACCGTGTCCACGGTGATGATTCCGCATTATTCATATAATGATTTCACGAATTTGATTCTTGCTGATTTAGATGCGGCTGAAGCTTTGTTTAAAGATCATGATCCGTTATTTACTTATTCTTTCCAAGAATTGGATAATTTCTTCGATACAAAAAATTATAATGTAGAGCTGGCGGACGAGTTTATGGGATTTAGACGTTTCCGTTTCAATTATTATGCTGTGAAAGCAATTCGGGCAAGGTTGTATATGTATATGGGGAAGAAAACAGAAGCATATACTGCAGCAAAAGAAATTATTGATGCCGTCGATAAGAATGGTAAGAAAGTTTTGGAATTGGCGGGAGCGGGAGATATTAGTAGTAGTAATTTTGCTTTGCCTTCAGAATGTATTTTGGCTTTAAGTAATTACGAGATTGAAAGTAATACAGAGAAATTGTTTAAATCCGATAAAACTGAAAGAATATACCTTACAGAAAAACAGTTTAATAATGATTTGTTTGCCGGACAATCTACGGCCGTGAATAACCGAGTGCAAGTGTGGGATCGTACACCTGATAATCAAGGGGCTATAAAACCTTTGCTAAAAAAGTACAATCAACCGTCCTCAACCACGAACACGGATATGGAGGTGTTGGCCACGCAGAAACAGGTGGTTCCATTGATTCGTTTGTCCGAGATGTACTTGATTGCTATCGAATCTGCTCCCACGCTGAATGAGGCTAATGCTCTTTATATTCCTTATATGAAAGCGAGAAACGTGGATGCGTCTCCTTTACAACAAGAACAGTTGATGACCGAGATAATCCGGGAATATCGTAGAGAATTCTTTGGAGAAGGACAAATGTTCTATACTTACAAACGTTTGGGAATAAAAAATATGTTATGGAAGACGGATCGGGAGGTTGGCGAACAGGATTATATTGTGCCATTACCAAGTACAGAACTGAACGCAAATTAA
- a CDS encoding DUF4843 domain-containing protein: protein MKKINKYILWLLPIFGLFACEDEMGVYNSPENRLNFIYEPFTMADTVIPRTFVYDVETRVFDTVWLEVETMGYVEDHERSFVLEQVKKGEGEQAVAGKHYIAFDDPLVADYYKIPAGKNTVRFPIILKRDPSLKQQEVTLCVQIGHNENFIPGYEKYQKKIIRVADILMQPKYWDFYASYYFAGKYGKVKHQFMIDATADLGIKMNDDFFYSLVGDPSSVDMGMTDYWFYFFTRKLAAENEARAARGEEPLREAPEPGETEGALVRFTRYER from the coding sequence ATGAAAAAGATAAATAAATATATACTATGGTTATTACCGATTTTCGGATTATTCGCATGTGAAGATGAGATGGGGGTGTATAATTCACCGGAGAATCGTTTGAATTTTATATATGAACCATTCACGATGGCCGATACCGTGATTCCTCGTACATTTGTTTACGATGTTGAAACCCGGGTATTCGATACCGTTTGGTTGGAAGTTGAAACGATGGGGTATGTAGAAGATCATGAACGTTCGTTTGTACTGGAACAAGTGAAGAAAGGAGAGGGAGAACAAGCCGTGGCAGGAAAGCATTATATTGCTTTTGATGATCCGCTTGTTGCCGATTATTACAAGATTCCAGCGGGAAAAAATACCGTACGTTTTCCGATAATATTAAAACGTGATCCTTCATTAAAACAACAGGAGGTGACATTATGTGTTCAGATCGGTCACAATGAAAACTTTATTCCCGGCTACGAAAAATATCAGAAGAAGATCATTCGGGTGGCAGATATATTGATGCAACCGAAATACTGGGATTTTTATGCATCGTATTATTTCGCTGGAAAATATGGTAAAGTGAAGCATCAGTTTATGATTGATGCCACGGCAGATTTAGGAATCAAGATGAACGATGACTTTTTCTATTCGTTAGTTGGTGATCCGAGTAGCGTTGATATGGGAATGACGGATTATTGGTTCTATTTCTTCACTCGGAAATTGGCTGCTGAAAATGAGGCGAGAGCTGCCAGAGGTGAAGAACCCCTTCGAGAGGCACCGGAGCCCGGTGAAACGGAAGGTGCGTTAGTTAGATTTACCCGGTATGAAAGATAA
- a CDS encoding PKD-like family lipoprotein: MKKKIYNILSVCLFALLVSACYDDEGNYDYHEISTINTEGLEKSYTKTSYQDVLHLEPTVTATGGESDFEYLWTLNLTKGSGTTSNKIEIILDTIGTDRVLDFPVNIKQGFYDLTFRVTNKSNKLETYQVMSLSVVTKFSEGFYLLKDMGNSTDVDLHASDNSLVDNIFLKMDGEHMPDAPVSLGLDPGYCFVDETTAEYVITKALTVCTEKDVRISNIEDMSTIYTHSNMFLGGEAPEEKPYYVWRNAYGVGYISDKGAYFSTQASLWDLLGTGKFGFPAMVNDDEETKPNQNGVFASTCFYYLDELKGRFLFLDFNGSLHTYSDLDKNGEEKPNKPNGITHHLKFFGKNYMDETSTGYALFEDENTAGKHYIYQLVLGMDPSNPIEKVTEVATSSKLNGANLFAVNELTAKVMYFVNDNQLYMYDLVQNTEELLRPTDMATGEEITYISNRYWSGSDNADKNFDYLVFATHKDGKYKVYLYEILGGKPYGKPVRVLEGEGKVVKMHYVDPSMSMVSYSYFPNSF; this comes from the coding sequence ATGAAAAAGAAAATATACAATATATTATCAGTCTGTTTATTCGCGTTACTTGTTTCGGCATGTTATGACGACGAGGGAAACTATGACTATCATGAAATCAGTACGATTAATACTGAAGGATTGGAAAAGAGTTACACGAAAACGTCCTACCAGGATGTTCTTCATCTGGAACCAACCGTTACGGCAACGGGTGGGGAGAGTGATTTTGAATATTTATGGACGTTGAACCTGACGAAAGGGTCGGGTACGACTTCCAATAAAATAGAGATAATACTGGACACGATTGGAACTGATCGGGTGTTGGATTTTCCGGTAAATATTAAACAAGGGTTTTATGATTTGACATTTCGGGTAACGAATAAGAGCAATAAACTGGAAACGTATCAGGTGATGTCTTTGAGCGTGGTGACTAAATTTTCAGAAGGTTTCTACCTGTTGAAAGATATGGGAAATTCAACAGATGTGGATTTGCACGCTTCTGATAACAGTTTAGTGGATAATATTTTCTTGAAAATGGATGGGGAACATATGCCTGATGCACCGGTTAGCTTAGGGTTAGATCCCGGATATTGTTTTGTTGATGAAACCACGGCAGAATACGTGATCACGAAGGCTTTAACTGTTTGCACGGAGAAGGATGTCCGGATTTCTAATATCGAGGATATGAGTACGATTTACACTCATAGTAACATGTTCCTTGGTGGTGAGGCTCCCGAAGAAAAGCCGTATTATGTGTGGCGAAATGCATACGGGGTCGGATATATTTCTGACAAAGGAGCATACTTTTCTACACAAGCATCCCTTTGGGATTTGTTAGGAACGGGAAAGTTCGGATTCCCCGCTATGGTAAATGATGACGAGGAAACAAAACCCAACCAGAACGGTGTGTTTGCGAGTACTTGTTTTTATTATTTAGACGAATTGAAAGGACGCTTTTTGTTTTTGGATTTTAATGGTAGCTTACATACTTATAGTGATTTGGACAAGAATGGTGAAGAAAAACCGAATAAGCCTAACGGTATAACTCACCATCTGAAATTCTTTGGAAAGAATTACATGGATGAAACGAGTACAGGGTATGCTTTGTTTGAAGATGAGAATACTGCAGGAAAACATTATATTTATCAGTTGGTGTTGGGAATGGATCCTTCTAACCCGATTGAAAAGGTAACAGAAGTTGCAACTTCGTCTAAATTGAACGGGGCGAATCTGTTTGCCGTGAATGAGTTGACAGCTAAAGTGATGTATTTTGTAAACGATAATCAATTGTATATGTATGATCTGGTACAGAATACGGAAGAGTTACTTCGTCCGACGGATATGGCTACGGGAGAAGAGATTACTTATATTAGTAATCGTTACTGGTCGGGTTCTGATAATGCAGATAAAAACTTTGATTATTTGGTATTTGCTACTCATAAGGATGGGAAGTATAAAGTGTATTTATACGAGATTCTTGGAGGTAAGCCTTATGGTAAGCCGGTGCGCGTGCTGGAAGGAGAGGGGAAAGTGGTGAAGATGCATTATGTCGATCCGTCTATGTCCATGGTTAGTTATAGTTATTTTCCTAATTCTTTTTAA